A segment of the Halocatena salina genome:
GAGACGAACCGAGATGTCGGAATCGGGTGTCATACGAGCAAGCCTTCGGCCTGCGGAGGGTTGAGAATTACTTCGAAATATTTCAAATGCACCGTGTTCGGATGCAGTAGGTACTCACCGTATGAACTCGATGTCTTCGGGATCGACGTCGGGATCGACGTCCATCGAATCCGCCGCGAACTGTCGTGCCAGCCATGCCTCGGCTCGGTTTAGTCGGTACTGAAACGTCGAGCTCGAGACACCGATGTCGTCTGCGATCTCGGTGACCGACCGCTGCCGTGGAACTTCGTAGTACCCGTGTTCGATAGCGGCTTCGAGCGTCGACTTTTGTTCAGGTGTGAGGTTCTGTCGTACGCGACCGTCTTCGAGTAGACACGGGGGCGTCCCGAGTCGCTCGACGGTAAGAGACAACCCATCTCGAAGATTTCCACGGATGCCATCGTGAATCGCCGCCACTGTGTCGTACTCAGGCAGTCACCACTAGCTCCATCCCAAGAGGCAGTGCTCCCTCGCTCGGTGAACAGGCTTCTCGGTTGAAAAGTCAGGGAGTGACGAGCAACGGACCTACGAATAGCCACGATATCGACCGCCTTCGGGTGGGCAGAAGGATTTCCTTTTCACATACCGTGTAAAACCGGTCACTCTCACAACTGACTCGATCACTACCAGCCCTAGAGCCGTCTCAGAAACCCTCTTTTTGAGACACCGCTATTAACATTCTGCATCATGCTACCTATAGGACTATCTACCGATGCCAACAACGGCCCCGTCAAATCCGGTGATCGACACTACAAAACAACCGTTCTGTTGGATTTCGAGGGCTTCGAAACGGATCGTCCGGAGTAGCCTGCAGCCCTCACTCACATCGAAAACGTGGACCCTCGACACGGTCATCGCCCCGGTGTTCCGACTCGTCTACTTTCTTATTATCGTGCTGTGATGCGATCTTCTGCGTCTTCGAGGGATTCCGTGTCGAGTAACCGTTCGAGTTTCCGTTCGAACTGTTCGTCGGTGAGGTCGCCCGCTGCGTAGCGCTCGCGCAGTCTCTCGAGAGGCGGTTTATCCACATCACCCGTGGTGGATCCTGATGCATTCTTCCTGGTTAATCCCTCATCCCCACACACTGTATAGTCGTCGCGCCTACGCCGGTTCCGTTGCTGCTCCCACCGGTTCTGGGCTGTCTGGCCCATCTTCCGGAATTGGCTCGTTAGTGTCTGGAGTGCTGGCGCGAGATCATATCGCAGTGCGTGGACAGCAATGATGACGGTACTCACGACGCCAAGCACGAGCGTCACAACGAGGAGTGACCCCAGTACGACACCGAGATTCCCCACATTCACGGGCCGAAAAGCAAACGAATAGATGGACAGAAATAGCGTGCTAAAGAGCCCTGCACCCGCGAGTTTCACCAACCCAATCATCCGTTTCTCCCAGCGGCTCGCCCTGAATCGGTCTTCGGTCTGCTGACGTACCTCTGCCGTCGTGCGCAGATCAAGCCGGGTGAGACTACTGACATCGGCTGTGTCCGCGGCGACATCCTGGGCGCGTCCTCGTGCCTCCTGGAGCACCTGATCACGATCGTAGCGATGGAGGTCACAAATCCGCTCTACGATCAGATAGGTGTCTGCCAGTGCCGCTCGCAACTCCTCGTCGACGTCGTCCTCAAAGGCCAGTTCGAGCTGACGATCCGGGTAGTCAGTCAGCAACCGAAAATCATGCATACCCGTCTGCACTCGCTCTCGGATCAGCTGTTGATCGCGGCGTTTTGCGTCCTCATCAAGCTCCTCGAAATCAGATCGAAGACGGCGGCGTTGCGTTTTCGTGAGCAGCGACGCGGATTTGCCTGCCATATATCGCGCATTGTCAGTACAGGCCTTATACTCCGCGATTGTTGCAGATACGAAGCGAGGGGTGTATCGTGATATACCGCGTTGACCGGTGTCTGCTGTCCGGATATACTACTAAGAGGCAGCGGACGAACACCGGGAAATTAGTGGTATACAGCCATATACTAACGAGGTTAGATACGAACTATCTCGTCATTTTAATAGAGTGGTGTGAAAGGAAACAAATGGATGCCAGCGATCGAAACGACAGGATTGACGGAACAGTACGGCGGCGTGACCGCCGTCGCGGATCTCGACCTCGCAGTTGAAGTCGACCGCGTACCGGAGGGGCCGTGCTCGGTTGGTGGCGTGGCTGGCGCGAGCGTCACCGACACGACGGTCATCGTGCAGTGTGGGGATGAGGCGAAGACGGGGGTCCTGACCGTGCTCGATGAGGCGGGAGCATCGGTCCGTGATTTCGAGCTGACGGAGATCTCGCTCGAAGAGCCGTTCATGACGTATACGACAGATCATCCATCAAGCACTGGTGATACTCATCTCGATGACTCACCCACGACCACTGACACGTCTGCCACTGTTGGAGGCCGCCAATGAGCACGCTGACGATCGCCAAGAAAGACTTTCGGGACGGGATTCGTTCACGGGCCCTGTTCGTCGTGACGGGGCTGTTCACGATGTTTACCGCGGTCCTGACGTACTTCTACATCGAATACGGAGCAACAGCCGATGGGAGCTCGCAAGCGACGGCAGTCATCAATTCGCTGAGCGATCCAGTGAGTATCTTCCTACCGCTCCTGGGAACGATGTTGGGCTACAAGGCGGTCGTGGGTGAGCGCGAGTCAGGGAGTCTAAAATTCCTTCTCGGACTTCCCTATACGCGCCGAGATGTGGTGTTCGGGAAACTTCTCGGCTGCGCGAGCATCGTCGCGGTGACGGTGCTCGTTGGGATCATCATCGCCGGGATCATCATCGCTGTACGGGTCGGGACGCTTCCGATCGCTGCGTACACCCGCTTCACGGGCACGATGATCGTGCTCGGGATCGTATTCGTGGCGGTTGCGATCGCGTTTTCAGCAGTGACGTCCTCGACGACGGTAGCGACGTGGGGGGCGGTTGGATTGGTGATCCTATTCACGTTTCTGTGGGACACGGTTCTCCTGGTCGTGAAAGGCTTCGTTGTCACCGACATCGACCGCTCCCCACCTGAGTGGTTTTTCCTCTTCAAGCGCCTCAACCCACGGAATGCTTTCGATGCGGCGTTGGGTGGGGCCAGTGGCCCGACTCCATTCTATCTCGAGCTATGGTTTGGGATCGTAATTTTCGGAGTCTGGCTGGTGGTGCCGCTTGGGCTTGCGTATCTGCGGTTTCAGCGGGAGGATCTTGCATGAACCGACGCATTCTCGCCGGCATTGCCATGCTCGTTGCTGTCTCACTGTTTGTCGCCCCGCTCGTCTCCCCCATTCCGAACCCAGAGACAGATGTGGTGGTGAGTATCGGCCCACCCGAGCCAGATCCTGTCCCAGCAGAGTACGGAAGCGTAGCGAAGACCACGTATCGATATCAGAACCTCCCGGCTGCCGCCCAGGAATTTTTCGATGACCAGGTCTCAACTGACTCCAGGGAATTGATCGTCCCGACTGAGGTTCCAGCACCATGGGCTCCGCCTAGCAAGGCCACTGCGGCTTCCATTGCGAATAATAGCGGACAAGTGCTGAAAAAGGGACAGTACTATCCTATGTATATCGGTACCTACACTCCACAACCACCGCTCTTGGCGGCCATACCGCGGTTTGGGGCCCTAGTTGGAGCGATCGGGTCGGGAACTATCAGTGGCTATTTCATCCTCACAGCCGAGGATTGAGAGACGGCCCCCAGACGTACAGGTAGGTACCTGAGATCAGGCAGGCGGATCGAGACCGTCGGAATGCTTCGCCACGGTCAGGATCTTCTGCTGTACGCGACCCTCGAAGACGAGTGGGAAGGGGAAGAAACTGAAAGATTCTGATGAATGGATTATAGTATAAATATGTGGAAATAAACCATTCATTACGGGTTGGGACTCACCTGCTCCGAATCTATTTGTCTGATCGACCTGTACCCCGTTCATGGAGAAAGTCAACCTCGCAGAGGCGTTTGCCTCATTCAACGAGCAGTGGGCCCCGAAGCTGGTAGGCGAACTCAATGGTCAAGCGGTCAAACTCGCCAAGGTCGAAGGGGAGTTCGACTGGCACTATCATGACGATGCTGATGAACTGTTTCTCGTGACAGCAGGTGAGGTTCAGATCGAGCTTCGAGATGAGCCGGATGTGACACTCCAGGAGGGTGAGTTCGCGATCGTCCCATCTGGGGTTGAACATCGTCCAACGGCTGACAGTGAGGCCGAAATCATGCTGTTCGAACCGATCGAAACCCGTAACACGGGCAACGTCGAAACCGAGCGAACACGAACGGAGCTCGAACAAATCGAGGACTCTCTCTGAAAAGCTACCTATCTCGGTAGCTTCGCTGATCGTTCTGCACGAGACGGACGACATGACTGCGTGAATACCGAGGAGAACGACGAAGGGAGCCTTAGCCTCACTGTCGATGAGCGTTCGCAGAGTAGCCAGCAGAACAGACCACGCGCAGAAATCCCGTCTATATCTTCACCTTGTTGCGAGAACGACTTAAATGGTCAACGGTTGCGTCCACGTGATCGATCACTGCGCATCCTGAATGGTCTCGGAAACGCATCTTTCTGATCCGGATCATCTCGCTTTCCCCTGTCAGCAATCCCGCGTCTTTATATAGTCGATCCAATCGGAGCGAGTATCACCGCCATCCTGTGATGCGATCAACCGCGACGCCCGCCACCACCGTCGCGCGTACGGATTGTGGCCACCAGAGCAAGGCTGCTGCAAACGCAGCCGTCAATATCGCTACCCGCTGACTACCGAACTCTCATCCCAGTGTGGGATATTGCACCACCCGAAAGTAGTGGGGTATGAAGACAGTCGTCCTCCAGCCAGACAGGCAGAGTGAACCGCACGCGGACGATCAGCGAATTCATACGGTTGGTCGGCGGCATTTCGCCACCATGAGATCACGACGACAACAGTAGAAACGACGTACAACCGAACGTCTCAGTCCTGAGTGAGTCTGTATAGGTATACAAATAAGATGCCAGCGATGAAAACCATACACAGCGCAGCGATGAGGGTGCGATACATACTACTCCAGACATCGTTCAGTTCAGCCATCAGCGTGGCGTCATTCGAGTCCGACTGAGGAGATTGGTCGTCGATAAACGTGACACGTGTCGAGCGGTCGATGTGCTCGGTGGTTCTGTTGCCGTGCCACCGGACGGCGGCGTCGGATCCCGTCGCTGACGCGTAGTCGCCCGTGACCGTATAGCCGTTCGGGGCGCGAAGCACAACCGTGTCTGCACCGGGATACGGCGTCCCTTCGCCGCCCATAACGAACGGGGACTGAGGCTCGGTAGCATGGAACCGAGTAAAAACGATAGTATCATCATGTGTCTCAGCAGCACCGGGATCACGATACGAGACGGTAAGGGTCTGGCCCGAGAGATGACTGGTCACATGAGTTGGTTCAGCAACCATTCGAGCGCGATCGAAGACGTTCGAAACGACGGCTCTCCGCAGTGAATCGTTCCGAAGGGCGCTGGCACCATCTGAGAGTTGCACGGTCGCCGTCCACCGGGTGGAGGTGTTCTCATAGACCTGAATCACTAGCTTTGACTGTCCTCGAGTAAGCGTCACTCCCTGATCAGCAGCAGCCTGATCGAGAGCGTCAGTACAGATCCCACACGCCGCTTGGGGGGGAGCACGTGCTAACCCGGGAGCAGTACATCCGACGGTAAGGATCAAGAGAATCCCCACGAGGACAGCTTTTTGTCGAGACATAGTACTTTCTCGTTCCTCTATCAATAAAAATATACAGTACATGCCATATCGCCTCGCACTGGCGAGTGGCCCCAGTATGCTCCACGTCGGCAGCTCCGCTGTCCAGTACCACTTACGCATCGGGACTGTCCTTGCAGAGCTGTGGATCGTTTGGCAGGTGACATCGGTACCGAAGATCTCACTGGCAAGTGTGGCGATCTCGCCGTAGTTCAGTCCCTTTTCGCGCCATTCATAGACATGGTCCAGCTCGTCCGCATCGGGTTTCTTGGGCCGACCGATCGGTTTGCCTTCCTCCTTGCACCGTTGGACCATCTCGGTCGCGCGCTCAATACCCGCGAGCGCGCTGATACCATGTCCTACCGGCGCAAAAACCACTCGACCACGAACAGACAGGGTAAGGGGTGGGCTTGACTCTCCCTCCCGTGCCCGCCAGACGACAGGTGGTGGGGAGTGTTCAGCGTCCAGATCGATTGCAACCACGCCCGAGAGTTCAGTGTTGTCGTGCGCAGTCGTGCGGCGATCCACGCCAATGTATCGGGTTCGATCGGCAATTACCCAGTCCCCCTCAAGTGGGAAGTACTTCCTGATCGGTGTGCGTGCCAGAAGATATCGCTGTCGAACACCTCCCTGACGCTGCCCAGGGGGTCGTTGGCGACATCCTTGAGAAGTATGCGAGCGTCTCAGCCGACACTGACGGAGCGCTCATAATTCGTCAGGTCTTAATTCGAACGAAAGGTATGCAGCAGTTCTATCCTCCGGGATTGTGGTATATGGTCTCTGGAAAGTCAACAAGCTAATTCATCAGATAGGTAATACATAGATATATTACTGTCGGACATCTTTTTGTGGATTCATCTATGCTTCGACTGAAACATCGCCTTCGGCAGTCACGGTTATGGAGTAGCCACAGTAGTTAAACGTCACCTTCCCGTCCGTCCCGTCTCTGTCTACGAACAGAACATCCAGAGCGTCAGGGTTGAGGACCTCGTACAATGGCTCTGAAAGTTCTGTCGGGTGAATATTCATCTCTGTGGCGACTGCCTCGATA
Coding sequences within it:
- a CDS encoding cupin domain-containing protein, encoding MEKVNLAEAFASFNEQWAPKLVGELNGQAVKLAKVEGEFDWHYHDDADELFLVTAGEVQIELRDEPDVTLQEGEFAIVPSGVEHRPTADSEAEIMLFEPIETRNTGNVETERTRTELEQIEDSL
- a CDS encoding ABC transporter permease, giving the protein MSTLTIAKKDFRDGIRSRALFVVTGLFTMFTAVLTYFYIEYGATADGSSQATAVINSLSDPVSIFLPLLGTMLGYKAVVGERESGSLKFLLGLPYTRRDVVFGKLLGCASIVAVTVLVGIIIAGIIIAVRVGTLPIAAYTRFTGTMIVLGIVFVAVAIAFSAVTSSTTVATWGAVGLVILFTFLWDTVLLVVKGFVVTDIDRSPPEWFFLFKRLNPRNAFDAALGGASGPTPFYLELWFGIVIFGVWLVVPLGLAYLRFQREDLA
- a CDS encoding HalOD1 output domain-containing protein; translation: MSPSPPRSVDESLSRNVIEAVATEMNIHPTELSEPLYEVLNPDALDVLFVDRDGTDGKVTFNYCGYSITVTAEGDVSVEA